The Funiculus sociatus GB2-C1 sequence GTCTTGAAAGGGATTGGGATTAAGATTGAAGTATGTTTAAGTAGAGGAACTGTATGCCTCGCGTAAAAGGCGTTTCAGCCGCTGGCGATGACAATCTAAAAAAGCGCTGGAACTTCAGCCTCACACAAATAGCGCGGGATGGTATTGGCAGGCTATTCAAATTCTGGGGATATAGTGACGCCTCAGCTTTACTAGAGGCACTGGCTGATGTGCCGCGACACAGTTTTGGACATGGGCGATATAGTGACGCCTCAGCTTTACTAGAGGCACTGGGCAGGGGTGAGATATTCCTTTCGAGGGAGCCGCTCACATTTGCAAGCTTGCTGGTAGCTAAAGACTTGATTGCAGTGGATGAGCTTTCAGATATTCCAGTGCGACGACTTAAGGAATTTCTGGATGGTGCTTTACCAACGGTAAATGAGCTAATGGACTTGGAGAATGCGTTAGGCATCAGCCAAGAGAACCTGATGCAGATTTGCGGTTATCCTGAAAAAAACTTTGATAACCAGGATGAACCGCCAGAAAACTCTTAAATCCCTATCAAGTTTGGTTTCCTAGCGATCGCTGACATCAATTATCCGGGTCTTGATAAAATTCTTGTAGCGCTTGCTGTTGAGTGCGACGGGAAGGACGACGATATTTTTTAGTGTTCAGCCTGGGTTCGTATTGGTTTTGCCCTTTGCCTTTGGTTTTCTCCTTCATGGCGGCATCGGGATCAGATTGTTGGTGGAGATGTTCCCTGCGAGCGATCGCATCTTCCAAAAAATCTAGATAATGCTCGTAACGCTCCCAATCTCCCCTAACTGCACAATTCGGCTCATCGCGGTGCAGACAGTCGCTAAATTGACATCTTCCCACTTCTAGCCGCTTCTGCGCTTCGGGAAAATACTCGACTAACTCCTCTGGCACACAGTCCAAGTCTGGCTGATTGAAACCTGGAGTATCTGCCAGCAGTCCACCAGTCGGTAGTTCAAACAGTTCTACGTGTCGCGTCGTGTGACGACCCCGGCTGAGTTTCCCAGAAACTTCCGCAACTCTCAAATTGACATCTTCAATAAAATAGTTTACGATGCTAGACTTTCCAACTCCAGAAAGTCCAGCAAAGACAGTAATTTTGTCATTGAGCTGGGTTTGCAGTTCGTCCATCCCCATGCGAGTATGCACGCTGATAAAGATAGGTTGGTAGCCCCATCCGTGCAAGCGATCGCGCCACTGCTGGACTTGCTCCTGTGAGACTAAATCGCTTTTATTGAGACAAAGACAGACATCCAAATCCGTAGATTCGGCCTTCACGAGAAATTTACTGAGTTGGTAGGGATCTAGCGGTGGATCTGCCAAAGCAAAAACCAGCAAAATTTGATTAGCATTGGCAATTGGGGGACGATCCAGTTCCGTTTGGCGGGGCAAAACTTGCGAAATCGCGCCTCGTCCGCCAGCCCAATCTGGTTCCTCAACGATTACGCGATCGCCCACCATCACCTTCTGACCAATTTTTTTCAGACGCGATCGCCTAGTACACAGCAATTCCTGAATTGCGTCCCGACTCTCCTCCAACCTCACCTGATAGAAATTTGCCTGCACAGCCAACACAGTACCCAACACAGTGCTGAGTGCTGAGTTTTGAGTGCTGAGTGGTTCTTCTAACTCAGAACTCATAACTCATAACTCATAACTCATGGGGACGACGCACCTTCAGCGCAAAAAAGCCAGCACGGTCTTCAACTTGCTCTACCGTGTAGCCTGCCATTGCTAAACTATCAGGAACTTGCTCTATCGGTTCCCCTGGATCTAGCCACACTTCTAACAAGGCTCCCGGTGCCATTTTTTCCAAACGTAGTTTAGTGCGGACAAAATTAATCGGGCAAGGTGTCCCACGCAAATCCATCTCTTCGTCTGGCAGACCTAGCGAAGCTGTTGGATTGTTCATCCCTTGAAGAATCCTCCCAAGAATCCTTCTATCCCTCCTTTGCCAGTGCGATCACCTTTTATTTTAGCTAATTTCTCCAGCAGTTCCCTTTCCTCAGCCGTAATCCGAGTCGGAATATCAATTCCCACCGTAATCAGTTGATCTCCCCGACTCACCGGGTTTCCTAACTTAGGCACACCGTGGTTTTCCAGCGTCTGCACCGTATTCGGCTGTGTTCCAGACGGAATCGTCAATTCTACTGGCCCATCAACTGTATTAACTTCCAGACGACAACCTAAAATCGCCTGCAAGTAGCTAATCTTAATTTCTGACAGGACGTTAATCCCATCGCGCTGAAACTCTGCGTCTTCCTCGACAAACAAATAAACGTACAAATCTCCCGGAGGGCCACCGCGCAAACCAGCGTCTCCTTCTTTAGAAACTCGCAAGCGAGTTCCATTATCTACTCCCGGAGGGATGGTAATTTTCAGCTTCTTAGTTTCCTGTTTTCTACCGTTGCCACCACACCCTTCACACTTTTCCTCAATCACCTGTCCTTCGCCGTTACAGCTGGGACACACAGAAACTTGAGTAAAGCTACCGAAAGGTGTCCTAGTAGCGCGGCGCACTTGACCGGAACCGGTGCACGTGGGACAGGTTTTGGCTCGCGTTCCCGGTTTAGCACCAACACCATTGCAGACATTACAGGTTTCCAAATGGGGAATCCGAATTTCTTTTTCCCCCCCAAATACAGCTTCCCGGAATTCCAATTTCAGATCCAAGCGCAAGTCGTCACCGCGAACTGGGCCGCTGCGTTTCCTGGTCGCTGTCTGACCCATCCCGCCAGCAAAACCGCTGAAGAAGCTTTCAAAGATATCGGCAAAGTTGCCCATATCGCCTAAATCTGGGCCTGCACCGACACCAGAAGCCACTCCTGCCTCACCAAAGCGGTCGTAGCGGGCGCGTGTCTCTGGTTCCGAAAGGACTTCGTAGGCTCGGTTAATTTCTTTAAAGCGTTCTTCCGCCCCTGGCTCTTTATTTACGTCTGGGTGATACTTTCGAGCCAGACGGCGGTAGGCACGCTTAATTTCTTCTTTATCTGTGTCACGGGAAACCCCGAGAATTTCATAGTAGTCGCGGGCCATAGAACGCTGCTTGGTTGGGGATAGGGGTTGATGAAAGTTAGGAGTTAGGAGTTAGGAGTTATGAGTTATTAATTCCTAGCCCTTAACTCCTAACTCTTTTAGTCAACTGCTTCGTAGTCAGCAGTTACAGTATTGTCATCATCAAAATTGATGAAATCGTCTTCTTCGTTTATTGTGCCGTCAGGCGTGTTTTGGAATGGGGGTATACCACCTTCTACACTCTCGTAATCCTCCACTGACTCGCGTCCGTTGTTAGCTTTCTGGTAAACAGCAGCCCCAATAGCAAACAGCGCCTGTTGAAACTCTTCAATTTGCTGTTTTATTTCCTCAACACTAATCGAGGGATTCGCCAGTGCGGTTCGTGCCTGTATACCCTTTTGATTCACCTGCGTCTTCAAATCCTCGCTAATGAGATCCCCGTTGTCATTTAACGTCGATTCATAGCTGTAGAACAGGCTATCAAGCTGGTTTTTCAACTCAACCACTTGCACCCGACGACGGTCGTCTTCGGCGAAGGTTTCAGCTTCTAGCCGCATCCGTTCAACTTCGGTGGCACTCAAGCCGCCTGTATTGGTAATTCGGATACTCTGCTCTCGCCCAGTACCTTTGTCTTGAGCTAATACTTTGAGAATCCCGTCAACGCCGATTTCAAAGGACACTTCAATTTGGGGTACGCCTCTGGGGGCAGGGGGAATTCCTGCCAGGAGGAATTTCCCCAAACTTTTGTTGTCACGAGCCATTGCCCGTTCACCCTGCAAGACGTGAATTTCCACGCTTGTTTGTCCGTCTGTGGCGGTGGAAAAGACTTGGGATTTTGTGGTGGGAATTGTGGTATTGCGTTCAATAATTTTTGTGAACACTTCTCCCAAAGTTTCGATACCCAAGCTCAGGGGGGCAACGTCTAATAGCAGCAGATCCTCAACTTCGCCGCTTAATACGCCGCCTTGAATTGCTGCTCCCAATGCTACTGCTTCGTCGGGGTTGACTGAGCGATCCGGTGTTTTGCCGCCAAAAAACTTCTTGATAGCATCCTGAACGGCTGGAATCCGGGTGGAACCTCCCACCAGGATAATGCGGTCAATTTCATTTGGCGTTAAACCACTGTCCTTAATCGCTTGACTAACTGGCTCAATTGTGCCTTCTACCAGATAATTTACCAGTTCTTCAAACTGGGCGCGGCTTAGTTCCGTCTCCAAATGTTTTGGCCCGGTGTCATCGGCGGTGATGAAGGGCAAATTTATGGAGGTGCTGCCCATGTTGGAAAGCTCAATTTTGGCTTTTTCAGCGGCTTCTCGCAGCCGCTGGAGAGCCATTTTATCGGTTGCTAGGTCAATTTTCTCTTGCTTTTTGAAGTTTTCTATCATCCAGAGGACGATGCAGTTGTCAAAGTCATCTCCACCTAGATGGTTGTTACCGCTTGTGGCTTTGACTTCAAAAACGCCATCACCGAGTTGCAAAACGGAAACGTCGAAGGTACCGCCGCCTAAGTCAAATACCAGGATGCGCTGTTCTTGATCTTGTTTATCCAGTCCGTAGGCAAGTGCAGCTGCTGTGGGTTCGTTGATGATCCGTAGAACTTCCAGACCGGCAATGGTTCCAGCATCTTTTGTGGCTTGCCGCTGGGCATCTGTAAAGTAGGCAGGTACGGTGATTACTGCCTGATCTACTTGTTCGCCCAGAAAGTTTTCGGCATCCTGCTTGAGTTTTTGCAGGATCATCGCGGAGATTTCCTGAGGGGTGTAGTTGCGTCCCCGAATCTGAACATCAACGGTATCGTCCCGACCTTTAATGCAGGTGTAGGGTACGCGCGATCGCTCTATTTCGGTGTCATCCCAGCGGCGACCGATAAAGCGTTTGATGCTGTAAACTGTGTTTTCCGCATTGGTTACAGCTTGCCGCTTTGCCAGTTGTCCTACTAAGCGATCGCCCCCTTTCCCAAATCCCACCATACTAGGGGTCGTTCTTCCACCTTCTGTGTTAGAGATGACGATCGGTTGACCCCCCTCTAAAACAGCCACGCAACTATTGGTCGTGCCGAGGTCGATGCCAATGACTTTTCCCATAGCTAGCTGTAGTGAAGGTGTGCAAGAAGATTTGTTGAGTAACCGTTAAATTGTTTACCTTGGACGATTCTGACTTCGCCCAAGATTTCCATCAACTTGATTGTAATTACTAATGCCAATAAGCGTCGATCCAGTGCGTCAAAGTCCATTAACTTTCCTGCTCTGACCGATTGCCTTCCTCTGAGGGTACCACGGGGTCACGAGCCGCAGCAACTTTAACTAGGGCGTGGCGCAAGACGCGATCGCCTATAAAGTATCCCCGCACCAGCTGTTCGATCACGGCTCCTTCTGGATATTCATCAGTTGGTTCGCGCATCACCGCTTCGTGGAGATTCGGATCAAATTCTTGTCCTTCCGGACGCATTGGAGATACTCCAATGCGCTTGAGTCCGTCTGCCAGCTGTTTGTATACCCCTTGGTAGCTTTTGTGAATGCTCCATTCTCCGTCTGTTTGGGGTTTGATTTGCGATCGCGCCCTTTCAAAATTATCTACCACTGGCAGTAATTCTGTTATCATGGCGCGTTTTACTTGCACCTCCGAGTCTTCTTTTTCTTTGAGGTTCCGCTTGCGGAAATTTTCAAAATCTGCCGCAATCCTCATATACTGCGTTTTGAAAGACTCGCACTGCTGGGTGCGCTCTTCCAGCTGCGCTCTGGTTGCCTCTAGTTCCCGCTTCAATGCCTCACTAGCAGATGAATCGCCCTCTTGTGCGTTTTGATCGGCTTCGGCTTCCCTTGATGTTGCAGAGGCTTCTGGTACCGCATCAGATACTTGGTCGCCTTCTACTTGCACGTCTAAATCCAGTTCTCCACTCATGTTTCCTGTTTCAGATAATGGTTCATTCCCCATTCCCTCTACCACCATTGGGTCATCAACCCGAAGTGAAGTGTTATCTTGCTGATTTTCTTCCTCGTTCATTCGGCTCTCATCCCAAGTTTTGAGACTGCTCACACTTGCTTGTTTGTTAGTCCTGTCTTGACTATCGCCCGTACCATCTTATGATAAGGAATCTGGGTCAGTGGCCCGCAGCCGGAGTAGATCGGAATAATTGGTAAAAGGGTGCGACAGGAACCTCCTTTTTCTAGAATAGTGTTCCAGGGCATCATGCCAACACTTTTGGACACTGCGATCGCTTTACTTGTCTAAAACTAACAAGTTATGCAACCGATATCAGGGCGCTTTTATTGGCACTTGAGCCAACCTACTCCCTCCGCTGGCATTTGGGCGTAATACGCTAGTATAAACTGGACTTGTGTAACATTAGTGTAACGAATCCGCTTATGCCCATGAATTAAGCGCGCCTACCAGATACGAGAATCTAGACATTCCACTATGGTTTTATTGCAAAATAATATATTAAAACAATCTTGCTCGTAATACTGGGCTTTTGGCTATCATCGAGAATGTTGCATCCCTAGACAAATAAAAGCGTTTGTGCTGACACCAATATTTAAGCCATCCCGGAATCAAAATCCTCCGGCTTGTCTTACATCTTAAACTTACAGCACCGTTCTACAGGTATTACTGCTTACTACTCTTGAAAGCACCATCTGCTTTGAAAGCGGTGCTTTTCCCATAAAAGCACCGTAACCGCTCAAAATGGATGAAGGCATGGTCTTTAATACTGCTGCCTGGAACAGCCCCAACTTGGTTGCCCAACAACAAAGTAGTTTTAACTGAAAAATTGCAATTTTGCTGATCGTTTTGGGAACAATCTGTAATATAAGGTATGATCGCGCCTCTATGACTCAATCTTCACCACGAAATCGCGCCCTTGCTGTCCGCAACGAATTTTCGCCCTTCGGCATGAAGGTGATTCAGCAGGGCTTAGTTGATGCCGACCAGATGCGGCAGGCTATGGTCGAAAGCCGGAAGTCTGGTAGACCCCTAACAGAAGTCCTAGAATCGATTACAGGGCGGGCTTTGCCCCCAGATTTACTGCGCCAATACAAAAAACAACAGCTGTTTGAGCTAAAAATACTTTACGGTGTGGAATCGCTAGATCCGGAAATCAGCCAGATTCCGACTGGGCAGCTGCGCGCTTTGATTGAAACCCTGATTCCAATTGATATTTGTAGTCGCTATCAACTGGTGCCATTATCCAAAAACGACTCCGAGCCGCCCTCTGTGCTAGTGGCAATGGTCGATCCCGATAATCTAGCCGCTCAAGACGACCTTAACCGCATCTTGCGACCTCAAGGAATTGGGTTGCAGCGAATGGTGATTACGCGGGAAGACTATTTGCATCTGATTAACCAATATCGAGATGAAAAAGTAAAAAACGAGGAAGCAGCTCGACTTCAAAAGCAGACTGATGTCTCAGACGTTATTGAAAGTTTTGGCGTTTTAGAAGATGCACCTGATGAAGATGATGGTGACATCAGTAAGGAGCAGGCAGAAGATAAACCGATCATTAACTTGGTCAATAAAATCCTCCTCAAGGCTCTGCAAGAAAAGGTTTCAGACATTCACGTTGAACCCCAAGAAGAATACTTACGCATTCGCTTTCGTAAAGATGGGGTGTTACAGCAAGCCTTCGATCACTTGCCCAAACAAATCATCCCAGCTGTCACTGCCCGCTTCAAAATTATTGCTGAGCTAGACATCGCCGAGCGGCGGATGCCTCAAGATGGTCGTATCCGGCGGGTGTTTGAGGGACGCAAAGTTGACTTTCGGGTGAACACCTTACCTAGTCGCTACGGTGAAAAGGTAGTATTGCGGATTTTGGATAACTCTGCTACTCAGCTGGGTTTGGATAAATTAATTTCCGATCAAGAATCCCTAGATATTGTCAGAGAGATGGCAAGCCGTCCCTTTGGCTTAATTTTGGTGACAGGGCCAACCGGGTCTGGTAAGTCTACCACCTTATACTCAGTTTTGGCAGAACGGAACGATCCGGGAATTAATATCAGTACGGCGGAAGACCCGATCGAGTATGCCTTGCCGGGGATTACTCAGGTGCAGGTGATTCGAGAAAAGGGAATGGACTTTTCTTCGATTTTGCGGGCGTTCATGCGACAAGACCCGGATGTGATTCTGGTGGGCGAGACGCGGGACAAAGAAACGGCAAAAACGGCAATTGAAGCAGCACTTACCGGACACTTGGTACTGACAACGCTACACACCAATGATGCAGCCGGTGCGATCGCTCGCTTAGACGAAATGGGCATCGAGCCATTCATGGTATCCGGTTCCTTGATTGGAGTCTTAGCACAACGTCTGATGAGGCGCGTTTGTAGCGATTGTCGCGATTCCTATACCCCCAGCAAAGCTGAACTGGAGCGATTTGGTCTATCGGCTTCTAACCTTGAAGATATTACCTTCTACAAAGCCAACACCTTAGCACCCGATGAAGCTAAGGAAGCCAAAGCCCAAGGCAACTTATGCCAAAAATGTAATGGTATTGGCTACAAAGGTCGCGTAGGTGTCTATGAAGTCATGCGCGTGACCGAGGAGCTGCAAACCTTAATCAGCCAAGGTGCGCCCACAGAGCGCATAAAAGAACTGGCTGTGGAACAGGGAATGAAGACCTTGTTGGCATACAGCTTACAGCTGGTACGCGAAGGCCATACCACTCTTGAAGAAGTAGAACGGGTAACGTTTACTGATGCCGGTCTGGAGGCAGAACTTAAAGCCAAGCGCAAGAGCGGTCTTGAGTGTAAAACTTGCACTGCTGAGTTAAAACCAGAGTGGTTAGATTGTCCTTACTGTATGACACCTCGCTTTGCAGACTAAACGCACTAAACAAACTAGCAATTAGCAATTAGCAACGGACAAACAAAGGAGACAGCCTAATGGAATTAATGATTGAAGACTTGATGGAGCAACTCATCGAAATGGGTGGCTCAGATATGCACCTCCAAGCAGGAGCGCCAGTATACTTCCGCATCAGTGGGAAATTGACCCCTATCGGTACCGAGCCGCTTCCCCCCCAAGAGTGCCAGAAACTAATTTTTAGTATGCTGAACAACACGCAGCGTAAAGATTTGGAACAAAACTGGGAACTGGATTGCTCTTATGGGGTAAAAGGTTTAGCTCGCTTCCGGGTCAATGTTTACAAAGAACGGGGTTACTACGCAGCGTGTCTGAGAGCTTTGTCTTCTAAAATTCCTAACTTTGATCAACTGGGTTTGCCAGATGTTGTACGGGAATTGACTCACAGACCGAGGGGATTGGTACTGGTGACAGGACAGACGGGTTCCGGGAAAACCACCACTCTCGCTGCGATGATCGACTTGATCAACCGGACGCGGGCGGAACACATCTTAACAGTGGAAGACCCGATTGAATATGTTTTCCCGAACATCAAGAGCTTGTTTCACCAGCGTCAAAAAGGCGAAGATACCAAGAGCTTCGCTAATGCCTTGAAAGCGGCGCTCCGGGAAGACCCAGATATTATTCTGGTGGGGGAAATGCGCGACCTGGAGACGATTTCTCTAGCAGTTTCAGCCGCTGAAACTGGTCACTTGGTGTTCGGTACGTTGCACACCAGCTCAGCAGCTGGCACCATCGACCGGATACTGGACGTGTTTCCTCCAGAGCAACAGCCGCAAATCCGCGCTCAGTTGTCTGGTTCATTGTTGGCAGTCTTCAGCCAATGTTTGGTGCCTAAGCATAACCCGAAAGCCGGTGAATATGGTCGGGTTATGGCTCAGGAAATTATGCTTGTGACACCTGCGATCGCTAACTTGATTCGAGAAGGCAAAACCGCTCAAATTTACTCGGCAATCCAGACCGGAGCAAAATTGGGGATGCAGACGATGGAACAGGCTCTAGCTAACTACGTTAAAGCTGGTTCCATCTCCTTTGAAGCGGCGATGGGCAAATCGTCTAAACCTGACGAACTACAGCGGATCATCGGTGCAGCTCCAGCCGGAGCCAAAGCAGGCGCTCGATAATTAAAGGATGAAGGCTGAGGAATGAAGGCTAAAGAAAGAAAGGAAGAACAAAAAAGAATCAACTCTCAATCAGATTCTTCCATCTAGCTTTATCTTTCCCAATTCTGACCTTCATCCTACCGTAACAGGCGATATGCGATCGCCTTTCATTCTCTCATTAACCTTTCTTCTCTCATCCAGAGGTGAGCTATGCCTACCTACATTGCTGATGTGCGTGACTCTACAGGAGCCGCTAAAAAAGACAAAATTGTTGCCGACTCCGTTGCTAATGCGCGTGATGCCTTTCGCGAAAAGTGGGTTTCTGTTGGAAATATTAGAGAAAGTAAAAGCTTTGACATCAGCAAATTAAGCCTGGAAGACATTAAAACTTCCTTAGCCTCAGTTACAGTCAAGGACAAAGCCGTCTTTTCCCGTCAATTTGCCGCTATGGTGAATGCGGGTGTGGCTATTGTTAGATGTCTGGGCGTTTTATCTGAGCAATGCAGCAATCCTAAGCTGAAAAAAGCTTTAGTGGAAATTAGCGCTGAGGTGCAGCAGGGTGTCAATCTCTCTGATGCCATGCGTAAACATCCGGAGTGCTTCGATAATCTCTACGTCAGTATGGTACAAGCTGGTGAGGTTGGAGGTGTCCTTGATGAGGTACTCAACCGCTTAGCCAAGGTACTAGAGGATATGGCGCGACTGCAAAACCAAATCAAAGGGGCTATGGCTTACCCAATGGCTGTGGGATTTTTGGCAGTCGTTGTATTTATCTGTATGACGGTGTTTTTGATCCCAATTTTTGCAGGCATTTTCCAAGATTTGGGAACAGAATTACCCGCGCTAACTTTGTTCATGCTGTGGATCAGCGGAATTCTTAGAAGTTGGAGGATTATCATTCCCATAGCTGCTGTGATAATTATCTCCATCGTCTACAGATGGTACTACAAGACACCCGTTGGTCGTCTGACTATGGATCGTTTTTTCTTGAAAATGCCGCTGTTGGGTGACTTAAATGAAAAATCATGCGTCGCTCGTTTTTGCCGCATTTTTGGCACCTTGACTCGTTCTGGGGTGCCAATTCTAACTTGTATGGACATTGTTAGAGATACGGCCGGAAACCAGGTAATTGCGAATGCAGTGGATGCAGCTAAGCTGGACATTCAACAGGGTGGCATGATGAGCTTAGCTTTGCAAAAAGAGCAGGTTTTCCCAGTTCTAGCAATTCAAATGATTAGTATTGGGGAAGAAACTGGTCAGTTAGATGCCATGATGATGAAAGTGGCAGACTTCTATGAAGATGAGGTGGAGCAAGCTGTGAAAGCACTCACCAGCATTCTCGAACCTATCATGATGGTAGTGTTAGCCGGGATGGTAGCGGTGATTTTGCTGTCAATGTATCTACCGATGTTTGCAGTGTTTGACAAACTAGGCTAAATAAAAAGGCAAAAGGCAAAAGGCAAAAGAAAGGATGAAGGGTAAAATAGATTTTGATATTTATTTGAAATCCAATATTTCTGATTTTTTGTGTCTTTTGTCTTATGCTTTTTGAGGGACATAATCAAAAATGTTCCGAGATAAAATTCAAAATAAAAATATGTCTGTTAAACAATCCCATTACGAAGCTAGTTTGGCGGAGTACAGTAACCACTCAGGCGCGATCGCATTGCTCAAGCAGTACCGCCCATATCTAGAGATGATTCCTAGTATGCGGCGAGCTGACGAAAGCGCGATCGCTATACCTCTGCCAATAGTGCGTATTCGCCACAACGTACCAAAGGGAGATATCGGCGTTGTCACGCACACAGATGAAGCAATTCGCCTGCCTTCTGATGTCGCAATTTTGATGTGCGATCCAGAGTGGAAAATCAAAATGGGGGTGGAAATATTTATCTTTATCCACCGTCCTCAAGAAGACTTTTCCGACTTGCTGAGTCGCTGGCGGCAAACTCAAGTTTGGCTAGATAAAGATTATGAATGGGTGATGCCTCACCGATATAAGCACATTTTCAGCGAGGGTGCACAAAAGATTTATCCCCTATTCGTAGTCTTTGAAGAAACTCCAGAAAGGATTAAGCGGGGCTTAATGGGGGCAAGCTTCCCCTTTGTCATCCAGACACCAACCTTGGATATTGAAGAGGAGACATCGGAAACCTTCTTGCCGAAAAGTCCACCAGCTTCATAAAGGCAAAAAGTAACAAAAGCTAATTGCTAATGCTAATAAAAAACAATTAGCAATTAGCTTTTTGCCTTTCTATTTTACAAATTGCGGCATGACTTCGGCAGCGGTAAACAAACCGTAGATGCCTCGCCGATGCAACGCTACGCCAGCTTTGAGATAACCGAAGGCAGGTCCGCAAACATTTGCTGCCATACTGGTTTCATCCCCAAGGGTGAAGGTATGGGTGGAAATTTTGCCCTCAAAGGTGCGTCCCGTTACTTGGACATTAGTGCTGAGCGGTTTTTTGGGATTGCGGGTATCAACAACGCCGCCCACTGTGACGCGATCGCGTTCAACAATTCCCGCTAGTTCCAGCATCACATCATCGGCGTGTTCCATATTCTCCAGAGTCAGGATGCCATTGGTTTCATCCAACAACGCTTCCACCTCGCGATCGCTCATCCCTCTGGCGCGTTCCACATCGTAACCTGGTAAATGGGCAATATCCTCGCGGATAGTCGCCCGGTAAGCTTCCCAATTGGCAATTCCTACCCCAAACGTAATTTTGACGCTGTGGATTTCTGAATAACTCTGCGCGGCTAAGGCAGCTGCCGCCGTCAACAAGCCCGGTGTCGCACCGCAGCCAGTCATATAAGTAATACCAGCCGCTTGCAGCTCCTCAGAGAGCGCTAACATCTGTTGGACGGCACTCGTGCGCTTCATAGCATCTACCAGAACACCCCGCCAACCTGACTGGATAAATTGCTGCGCCACAGATGCCATAAAGGTGTTGGGTAAATTTGGCAGGGCCAGAAAATAGCCATCCACGGGGTTTGCTTGTTCAATTAAATCTTGAATGCTCTGGCTGCTGAGGGTGCCTGCTGACTCTAAATAACCAAGCGAACCTTGAGCTTGATAAGTCGCAATGCTGGCATCTGGATCTAACCCTGCGGCAGCGTAGGCATAGCCTTTCTGGTCAGCAGCCGCCACCAAAATCATCTCGCGTTTTGGTGCAAGAACTCTGGCAGCAGCCTGCCCCAGTCCCCCGAAGCCCAGAACGCCCACTCTAATAGGATTAGGGTTTTCCTCCCCTCTCCCTTGATAAGAGAGGGGCTGGGGGTGCAAGCTAGTTGGATTGATGGAAACACTCATAGCGTCTTACCGAAACTGAACAAACTTTAATTAT is a genomic window containing:
- a CDS encoding type IV pilus twitching motility protein PilT, whose amino-acid sequence is MELMIEDLMEQLIEMGGSDMHLQAGAPVYFRISGKLTPIGTEPLPPQECQKLIFSMLNNTQRKDLEQNWELDCSYGVKGLARFRVNVYKERGYYAACLRALSSKIPNFDQLGLPDVVRELTHRPRGLVLVTGQTGSGKTTTLAAMIDLINRTRAEHILTVEDPIEYVFPNIKSLFHQRQKGEDTKSFANALKAALREDPDIILVGEMRDLETISLAVSAAETGHLVFGTLHTSSAAGTIDRILDVFPPEQQPQIRAQLSGSLLAVFSQCLVPKHNPKAGEYGRVMAQEIMLVTPAIANLIREGKTAQIYSAIQTGAKLGMQTMEQALANYVKAGSISFEAAMGKSSKPDELQRIIGAAPAGAKAGAR
- a CDS encoding type II secretion system F family protein; the encoded protein is MPTYIADVRDSTGAAKKDKIVADSVANARDAFREKWVSVGNIRESKSFDISKLSLEDIKTSLASVTVKDKAVFSRQFAAMVNAGVAIVRCLGVLSEQCSNPKLKKALVEISAEVQQGVNLSDAMRKHPECFDNLYVSMVQAGEVGGVLDEVLNRLAKVLEDMARLQNQIKGAMAYPMAVGFLAVVVFICMTVFLIPIFAGIFQDLGTELPALTLFMLWISGILRSWRIIIPIAAVIIISIVYRWYYKTPVGRLTMDRFFLKMPLLGDLNEKSCVARFCRIFGTLTRSGVPILTCMDIVRDTAGNQVIANAVDAAKLDIQQGGMMSLALQKEQVFPVLAIQMISIGEETGQLDAMMMKVADFYEDEVEQAVKALTSILEPIMMVVLAGMVAVILLSMYLPMFAVFDKLG
- the bioU gene encoding (S)-8-amino-7-oxononanoate synthase BioU, producing the protein MSVSINPTSLHPQPLSYQGRGEENPNPIRVGVLGFGGLGQAAARVLAPKREMILVAAADQKGYAYAAAGLDPDASIATYQAQGSLGYLESAGTLSSQSIQDLIEQANPVDGYFLALPNLPNTFMASVAQQFIQSGWRGVLVDAMKRTSAVQQMLALSEELQAAGITYMTGCGATPGLLTAAAALAAQSYSEIHSVKITFGVGIANWEAYRATIREDIAHLPGYDVERARGMSDREVEALLDETNGILTLENMEHADDVMLELAGIVERDRVTVGGVVDTRNPKKPLSTNVQVTGRTFEGKISTHTFTLGDETSMAANVCGPAFGYLKAGVALHRRGIYGLFTAAEVMPQFVK